The following is a genomic window from Labeo rohita strain BAU-BD-2019 chromosome 11, IGBB_LRoh.1.0, whole genome shotgun sequence.
TTATCCAATCACATCCTCTATTGAGGCAAAGTCATGTGAGGTTTTTGTTGCACATCAAGGgattaatgtaaaatgtgtttccatCATAGTTTATGTGCATCTTCTTGTTGGATAAAAACACTATGCACCTCAAATGAGCACACacggttttttttttgtgcatgtttaGAATTTATGCACATCTTGACATTTGcatccagcatttttttgtttttttttgtgatatcccaaaattcacataaaaatagGTAGATGACAACACAGCTAGTGACTgaatacagtacacacacaaactcacacaaaATGGTTTACTTTAAATGGttcactttattaaaaaaaaaaatggttattctTTATTCTTCAATCAAGATTACTGAGTAACTGATGCTCAAACAAAAAGTGTTACTTTCATCCCCGGTCTCCCCTAATGTATATTTGCATTTCTGACAAgtgcaaaaacaatatttaacattaaataatatttatatgacaatatatatatatatatatatatatatatatattataattacatttacaatggactacttgcaccTGGCTTCATGACATGAATTGGAGTGATGACATATGAGTTGAAATACTGTGGCTGTGGAAATACTTTCTGGTTGAAGGGTTGAAGGGTTATCATCGCTCTAAACAACTAAACTCTTTAAATGCATGGTGATAACTTTAAACAGAAAGTTTTATTAATCACTAAATCTAAGAGAACAGCACATCAAAATAATTCCAATATCAACACAGAGAAACGTTATTGAGGGAATCACTTTCAGAGTGAGTTTTACTAATGAATAATAAAAGCATCAATCATATTCACAGAGCATATAAAcattacagtacagtacagtaaaattaTTGTCCATTTGATGTTGATGTTTGTTTATGGATGAAGTTTAACTTTGTCTGTTAGATCCATCTTTTAGGTCTGTTAGATCCATCCCTCAGTTAACACACCAAAATATACAATATGAACAAAATCACccctttcattattttttattaaaaagttgttttaattattattttgtgtcatTGACCTTTTACCAGGTGCTCAAATGCACATGACAATtcattaacaaaatgttttatacataCGGGTGTTTACCTGTGTTTACTTCATAGTTTGTTTCTCCCCAATGGGTCACTGCCTTTCAGAGGTGTTTATTTTTCAAGATGTACCAAACCTGGAGGATTATGTAGAGGAGTGTGTCAGCATTAGCTGTCAGATCACCTGCAGCGCCCTGACTCTCCTGTCGGGATTGAGGAGTGAAGATGAGGTTAGGCTGATAATACCTCAGGGGGATTCCTGTTTCACCCTATGGATTGACTGAGCCAGTGCTTACAGAGCCAGAGTCAGCAGCTTTGTCTGTCCAGGAGGAAGAGTATGAGGTCCTGGATGACTAGGTGTGTGAGCTGGTCATTACATTCTTACCAGTGGGAATAACTGTGGAGCTGGAAGAAGAGGAGTGGCTAATAGACTGGGTGACAGAAGTAGTGCTTCCAACTCTGATACCCACCCACAAACCTCTTCTGCCTTTATAAGTCCCATCCCATTcctatgaaaataaaaattcataatatGTAGGATATACAAAGGACCGATTTTACAGATTACCAATGCCGAAGAACATAGACTTCAAGAAAAGCATAGTTTCGTgaagaacaaaaaatataaatgtctcgGCTATGGAAACATTTGAGACTTTCAAATTTCTTGAGGCCATCTTTTCTGACTTCATTAAATGGAAGAACAACATAATGGTTCTCTCTGAGGCGACTGCATTTCTTCTCTGCATATCCTGATTCACTGGTACAATCCTCACCTTGTCCATCACAGTCTGGTTTTCATTGGCCTCCACGGGTGAAAAGATCACAGGTCGTCACTTGAGTAACTTTAAACCATGAGAGTCTCATAAGGGAgagcaaagaaataaattacgattcatttattataatttattatctcATATACTGTTTATCTTCATTCTCTCcctttgctttctttttttccactgtaTTAACATATGCTcatgttttgtcatttgtactattgttgttgtgttgctgtGCTGACAACCAACGCAAATACCCAGGTTCATGAACAAATACAAGTGAAATGGGTGAAATACCATAAATGAGAAAGCTAGagacaaaaatacatattttatgtgtgAAGTTgttgtgcaagtagtccatAGATGGTTACAAATGCATAGACTTCTGTTCATAGAATATAAAACACAAGGTACTAAACCAAATATGCCATAAtggacaaaaaaacatggtaatagattaaatgcattttgttttgctgtttttataaaACCGACAAAGCAGTGCAAACTTGATTTTGCAAagtaaaaaaatgcattaactaaaaGAACAGGGGTCTATATTATGAACCCAGTTTAGCTGGCCAGGTATGTTTCAGTTTAGTTTGTGCCAACCCTGGGTTTTAGGCACCATGAAGGTGGCTTGGCTTTTAGCTGTGTTCATTTGCCATGGTGACTTGGCACTCCACAGCTAACCTGTTCCAGGGCAGGTTATGTATTGATTTAAAGATCTCAAACCAAAATTTGGCCAATCAGCCAGAGTGAGCAAAGTGACAAATTTCTGACACAGAGTTTGTTCAGCCACCATCATGGTATAAGCCCCAATTCTGGACTTGAGGGTTAAAACtatttcagatttcaaattaaGTATGGATTTAGTATGGAATCTTCTTTTCaacaacaatatataaaaatgtcacaaCAACAGAGAAACCTTGCCTTTTTAGACCAATAATGATAAacaataatatgtttttaaaggcAGATTAATGGTTCTGATTCAAATTGATAAAAGGATAGGGCAGGGATTTGATGCCAGGTTTGCTGACTCTTCATTACAGTTAGCTTCTGGATTCATTAACCTAAGGATTTGTTGTCATTTATGTCACTTCAAATTTTTACATGGTATGTTCAAATTTTTGTgataacacattacttttgttttcttcctATCAGGTGTCAGCACAAACCTTCTACAGCCACTTGCCTTCAGAACCTGTCGGAGTACAATGGCTCAACTGGTAAACCAAAAACTTGGATGGCATCAGGAACCAGAACTAGTCGGGATATTTATGACTTTAACAAGCAGACTGAGATATCATCACCCACAAGTTTTCCTTCACAAAGCAAGTTATCTCACAGAGAATTAACTGACTACATTGGTGAGGTGAGAAATCTTTCTGTACcaacagaaagacagagatcAGATAAGGGGAGGTATCCAGAAAGAGACAGATATTCACAACACAAAGGGTGGGAAAGCACATGGCCAATAAACTACAGAGGAATGAGAGAAAACTTTGGAACCAACATTCACAATGAGCTACAAGCTTATGTCGATTGCTATCATCAAACACTTTCCAAACAAACACCCCGATTTGAGGCTGGGGAGTGGAGATCAGCTAGGTGTGCTTCAGACATGGAGAACGTGTTGGGATATAGCCAGTGGGTTAGTGCAGAGACCGATGAAAAATTCCAGCCAACTGCTTTAACATcacagaaaaaagacaaaactgaCCTCAGCAACAGAGAGGGGGAACACTGGCTGAAATGGAGCCCTTGGAATTTGAGAAATACAGAATGTGTTTTCCCAGTAGGATCATTTAGACAGCCTCCGTCCTACATGGCACCACCAGCATACAGCTCCCCGAAGGATGGTGACAAGCTAGCAGGAATACCAAAAGTTACTGCAGAAGTGAGTGTGGAGCACTTTGAGAGCAGAAAAAATAACTTTACAGATTCGACAGAAATACATCATGATCCTTCATCAAACTATggatattatttacaaaaaaataaccaGAACACAGAAAGTTATCACAGTGATATCACAAGTCTGGAAGCCTTAGATACTTCCTCTGTCATGCAGTACACAACAATGAACACAAAACTACCTTCTGCACAAGCGCAGCTTCAGTACAGAGAGCCTTCACACATGACCTATCCTGATATTACTCGGCAGAAGCAGACCAAACTTGCAAGAAGAAAAGGTGGCGAGACTGTGTTTTGTCTAGTGTCTCGTATGGGAGAGGTGTCAGGCTTGTCCAGTTCTCCAGAGGAGCCACTTAAATCCCAAGTGTTACCTCTGTTAACTGATTGCAAACCTGAAGACAAGACAATTACCACTGAGCAGACAAATTCACCTCAGCGCAACGATGACAGCAGACAAAATCAGGATGTATACTTGAAGAAGGACAAAGCTGTGAGGCAGCTTGAGGGATCCTTAATGCTTGGAGAGTATGGGCATACACCCATAGATCAAAGATCCAGTTCTGTCCAGGATATGGATAATGTAATAAAACCAGATGAACATAAAGAAGAGCTGCAAAGTCATGTCCAAAGGATAGAGTCAGATTGGTTAGACCAGGAGTCACCTATGCAGACAGATGGCCATGAGAAACCAATCACAGAGAAATTCCCATTGTGGAAAGAACCAAAATATCAGCATCATTCAACAGGTATGACGGAGCAAAGAAACGAGCAAAGCCAAGGGATCAACAATGAGTCCAAA
Proteins encoded in this region:
- the si:ch211-159e12.5 gene encoding uncharacterized protein si:ch211-159e12.5 isoform X2 — encoded protein: MDFLTCGETDPLYAKYNTFPGWHSSHMCQHKPSTATCLQNLSEYNGSTGKPKTWMASGTRTSRDIYDFNKQTEISSPTSFPSQSKLSHRELTDYIGEVRNLSVPTERQRSDKGRYPERDRYSQHKGWESTWPINYRGMRENFGTNIHNELQAYVDCYHQTLSKQTPRFEAGEWRSARCASDMENVLGYSQWVSAETDEKFQPTALTSQKKDKTDLSNREGEHWLKWSPWNLRNTECVFPVGSFRQPPSYMAPPAYSSPKDGDKLAGIPKVTAEVSVEHFESRKNNFTDSTEIHHDPSSNYGYYLQKNNQNTESYHSDITSLEALDTSSVMQYTTMNTKLPSAQAQLQYREPSHMTYPDITRQKQTKLARRKGGETVFCLVSRMGEVSGLSSSPEEPLKSQVLPLLTDCKPEDKTITTEQTNSPQRNDDSRQNQDVYLKKDKAVRQLEGSLMLGEYGHTPIDQRSSSVQDMDNVIKPDEHKEELQSHVQRIESDWLDQESPMQTDGHEKPITEKFPLWKEPKYQHHSTGMTEQRNEQSQGINNESKVTNTEERNNSTNDQQHSLVLIDATCVVVKVELVVLPEKEHVQYVCLTEEGLLPSTRERTDVQKQHSNEISSQETPENNTLDERVERIFGIPHEYPRTSIQTHESISEEHNSSCEHYTVNPIKQFEESTSEAATIDDRQLQENKLMVGHNLSGTTLENNEGVEEMLNIMKVEDETTAQEPEAVHEDFKLESNFTSEDSGVQNEKTTIHMNQSTEQGNGPILDDSVVNHSTQKDNENHQKDTSKDLTKDTSTEDNISDETDDKRALVLDCSTPCLKKSAENYIREFEDGIHKVFLPSPLGFSTLRRSSSSPHLSFTSASNTLDGSNVSAAAVVSHTENEPLLFPSFTNTESTQHSCSPSVQSSCTSTLPSPSSTPVPDVPSDVLLCTSSPPEQKQKIQHAKSLWDVVNRIRKHTAPDSETEEEDMVEFGEQTESVDTDLIHERLNKEEEGELEDNTLENSMKTNDVSTPVAEKHCM